The following DNA comes from Ochotona princeps isolate mOchPri1 chromosome 8, mOchPri1.hap1, whole genome shotgun sequence.
GCAGCACTTTCCTTACATCTGTTAGTCACTCAGCAATCTATCAAACCTGAAGGGTGTCATTAGGAACTCCCTAGCCTGGTGGCTGAACTATAAGGAACTGTGGTGGCCTGGGGACCCTCCCTCCAGCTGTGTTCTGGAATCAGGgcagtcgggggggggggggggactgcaAACTCAACACATGGGATCTATGCTACCTCCAGGCACTGGGCACCTAGTAGGGGTAGAAACAGAACAACTGAAGCTCCCGCAGAAGATGCTCTTCTGAGCGTCTTCAGATGGCGCATGTCCACAAGCTGCTCACGGCCCGTTCCCGGAGACGTCCAAAACTTGACTATAAGCATTTAGAAATGTGGCCAGCAATTGCATGCAGTCACAACATTCAGGTGTGGGAATGTAAACATTTCAGACAGCGACAATTCTGGGGGAAAACGAACCCTCATCACCGATCGTTTGAGGAACCTAATTTGGAGAATACCGGCTCAGTTGGTATGAGCACACGGACTCAGAATGTACTACTGTTCAGCGTAGGCCCAGAATCAACTGGAAACTTAAGCCAACAATCAGTATGGAAATGGCCGTTGCTTGCGATCTCTGTGGTTTGGGGCAAGTTACTGAATTTCTCTGGACCGCAGCGTGTCCTCATCAGTAAGATGGATGTGACAGTATTCCCCGTGTTTTGGAAAACCGGAAGCAATCATCCAGGATGAGGCACACAGCAAGTTAACTGCTGGTGTTACTCCCACTGTGTCCATTTCTTGGCATCGGTGATTCTGGCTTGGCTGTTAAAGGGGAGGGAATTATTTAGGGGCACCCTGGCATCACATTGTCCCGCAGCCCACACTCACTGCATGCCACCAGGCTTGTGGGAGACTGACAATCTGCTACAGTTGCCACCCTTTCAAAAGACGCAATGCTGCCTCTCCAACAAGACGTTATATGGGCTTAGAGCCTTTGGTGGTCTGCTAAGACAGAAGGTACACAAGCACCCCGGGCTCTCCTTAGGGTGGGCCCCCACTCAGGCTGTCAAGGTGAGGCCGCAGAGGGTGAGGTCGGGGGCTGACCTAGTTACGCAGCCGATGCCCCTGAATGCATGGGCCTCCCAATGCCCCTCCTCACTGCCATCCCCCAGCAGCCCTCAGTGAGGCCGCCAGCAGCACTGTCCCGCGGCTGTCCCACTCTGTTAGGGTAACCTTAATTCCTGGCTCTCTTCCAGGTCGCTCCTGCCTTCCACCGCTTCAGGACCGACCGCAGGCGCCAACCCCACAGCTCTGCGATGAAACTGCACCTGAAGCAATGGAGACAGCGAATGCTCTTGGGGATCTTCGCTTGGGGGCTCCTCTTTTCGGTGCTCTTCATCTACTTCACCGGCACCAACCCCGCTGAGCCCGTGCCCAGCTCCTTTTCCTTCCTGGAGACCCAGGGGCTCCTGCCTGTGCAGGGCAAGCAGCGCGCCATCATGGGCGCCCTGCACGAGCCCTCCTCTCCCGGGAGCGTGGACGCCCGCAGGGCGCTGCCAGAAGGGCAGGAGGCCAGTCCCTTCCACTCGGGGCCCGGCGACCCGCATCCATGGGTGCAGGCGCCAGACAGATTCGAAGACGAAGACGAGTTTTTTCCATCCCAGCTGAGGAGGAAATCCCAAACTGCTTTCTACGCAGAGGATGAAGACTACTGGTTCGCTGCAGCCCCGCCAGGGTGGCCAAGCCACCCCCAGGGGGCCCTGGGGCGCCCCTCCCTGGGGGAGCCGGGTCAAGGTCAGGGGCCCCGGCGGCTGCAGCGGCGGGACAAGAGGCGGCACCTACGGCAGCGCCGGAGCCACGAGCCCTTGGAGGAGGCCGAGGACGACGGGGACCGGCTGGCGGCCTCCATGTCCAGGACTTTCCTGTACCGCCTCTGGAAGGGAAACGTGTCCTCCAAAATGCTGAATCCGCGTCTGCAGAAGGCCATGAGGGACTACCTGGCTGCCGACAAGCACGGCGTGCGCTTCCGGGGCCCGCGGACCGCGCGCCGCAGCCCGGCCCAGCTGCTGTGCGAGCTGCGCAAACGGGTGCACGTGCGCACGCTGGACGGTACCGAGGCACCCTTCGCGGCGCTGGGCTGGCGGCGCCTGGTACCCGCCGTGCCCCTCAGCCAGCTGCACCCGCACGGACTGCGTACCTGTGCCGTGGTCATGTCCGCCggagccatcctcaactcctCCCTGGGGGAGGAAATAGGTGGGTCCACCGGGTGTGGGCAGCATTGGATTTCTGGGGTTAGTGTGGGAAGCTGGGTGCCTAAGTGGAGACCTAGGGACCCCCAGCGTAGGTGTTCCTTAGGGGGATAGGGGGATGCGTAGTGGGTTTTCCCGGAGCAGGACCCTTCCTTGTACTCTCATCTGGTGCCATTGGGGCggcaaagcctggcacctgcctgcaccctgatgtcttttttttttttttctcaccagtGCTAGCTCAAACCTCTGCCTTCATAGAAATCCTGGCCTGCAGCACAGCCTGGCTCCCCAGAGCCTCTGGACCTGTCTTGTGGTGGGAATATAGGGGAGGAATCCGAGGGGGAGAAGGCAAGCAGAAGGCCAGGGAGGCCACATGCAAGGAGTCGGCGTGCTCTGGGGGGCTCCCAAGGGCTGGCTGCTGATGAGAGTACGGTGTCTCCGTCACATGGGCAGGTGCACTGGACAAATGGCACAGACCTCTGCCCCTGCTCCTGTTGGGGACCATCTCCAACATAGTCAGTAACTCCCTAAGTTTCTGTTTTCAAATGCCCTATGGGCAGTCGTCTCCAGGGAACCCGGccagttttttcttttgaaggaTTTATCTGCGTGTCTGTGGGGATTGGCAGGTCTGAAATCTATAGGACAGGCCAACAGGGAAATATAGATCGGGAGTTGGGGACAGGGGACTCACCCGGGACTGCAATACGTTCCCAAGGTTGGAATCCTTGCAAGTCCAGTGTTTATTCTTAAGGCCTGTAAGTGCTGGGACGCGGCCTGAGCACAGTGCTAGTGTTTCACCCACGGGGTCTAGCCCCCTTGGCCCCAGCATTGCAGCTCCCTAACTGTGGATACCAGTGTGTCTTGGCTGAAGGAAGCAAGTTAGATTTCAAGTACATTGCTGGCCCAGAGTCCAGGCTGTTCGTGATTGGCTACCGAGGAGTTCTCCATTCTGCCTCCCGCTGCTTCTCCCTTGCCTGAGATGCACAGCCCCTGGCATTTCTGTTCTGTCTCTTCCCCCACTTCTAGGGACCCCTTTGTGCTGCTGGAGCTCCTTTGGGTGGCCAGGCTGCACAGAGAGCTAGCAGATTGGCCCTTGGTACTTCTTCGTTGACTCCACAGGCATGCACTTCCGGTTCTATATCGTACAAGTACCAGTTGTGCCTGCTTTGGCCCCAGGCCACATTTAAAGCAGTGGCATTTAATACTGTCTCACAGCAGATGGCATCAGGTCAGAACATCAGGAAGCGAGTTGCAAGGGCACAGCTGTCTTGTTACAAAGGAGTGACTGCTGTCTGCTGGCTTCCAGCTAAGCCGACCTGTTGGTACGTCTTTGTCCCTGAAGAGTGGCCACGGAATGGCACAATCCTCCTTCGTCACACtccaagagccagtccacagctcacgTGTTCTTGGCAATGAGGTAGATGAAAATTGTTTgaaagttgaattaaaaaaaaaaaaggcacagagtCTGGCCTTGAGGTCTGGGGCCTGCGTCCCTCGGCTGACATTACTGCAGACTACTCACAAGAACACGGTCCTTGTGCCGTGTGTAGCCAGAGCTGGTGCAGAGCTGCCTGCAATTTATTGAGAAAGAGCAGCGGCTCACAACTCCCGGGTCCCTGGGGAGAAGGGGCACCAGGACGCCTTCTGGTTTCTGAGGACCAGTGTTaaccctggagaggaggcagctCAGTGTTAGGCTGTAAAGCAGGCAGTCACTTGCTGCTGGCTTGGCTTTGTTTTTGCACCCCGACATCGTAAATGCAGTGTTTGGATCACTCTTGGATGTCAAGGGAGAAATCCCGTGTTGTTCATTCCTGCATAAATATCCCTGACCAGGGTCTTATAAACTCGGCATCTGTAAGAGTATGCAAGACGCTGGGAAGTCTGTGTTTGGGGGGAATGATGAAATAGCAAATTGCATCTTTCTGAGAGTCTGCACCCACAGTTAACGTGCGTGCTTACATGCGGTGTCATGAATATAAGTGTGAAACCACACTGGAAGAACATGCCTAGAAAGCAAGAAGGCAATCGTTTTGTTTTGTCTGCGTTCCTTGGAATCAGATTTTGTGCTCACCGTGTTAAGTTCCGCAGACTGGCATCTCAAAGCATCGTTGCTCTGTGTGCCCTGCCCACCGCAGCGCATACCTCAAGCACGCTGCAGACCTCCAGCCACGTGGAGCTAAATGTGCGTGGGTCTCTAAAGAGCTCCTTGGGCATTGGCTGAATGAGCATCCAAAGACTTAACCAAATGTCATGATCTTAAaatctgagggcagagccaggggaTTCCTCAGGTTAGTGGTGCTGTCTCCACCGCAGCCCTGCCCCGAGGCCCCTGGAATTCAAAGCAACTCCCTCGCCAGAGAGAGGGGTCTCCCTCCAGGGGAAACTCAGCCTCGGGTCTGTATTAGCTGCCTTGTAGCGCCCCCTGGTGTCTGTCCCGCTTGCGGTGCAGTCCTGTCATCTGTTCGCTTGCCAGTCATACGGGGTCATATTCTTTGGTCCAAGGAATGTGGCAGTTGTAAACCCCACCAGTTTGAACACTTGGAACTCAACATTTTGGCAAGTGGATGGGCTGTGGGGTGGAGGTACTGGCTGGAGAGAGTTTGGAATTCTGCATATCCTGATCTCAAAAATAGATGGAAGAAGACCTTTGGTACAAGCATCCGGCTGGCTGTTTGTTAGTGGCTGGCATGCCAGAAGGTCTGGTGCAAGACACAAGATGAAAGGTGTTTGGGCCCAACCCTGGCAGCACACTCTGTCCAGCGTATAGAGCACAGACCGGAGACAGCCAAGTCTGGTTCCTGTGGTCGGGAGGAATTTGGAGTATCTATACAGGATAGATGGGGCACAAGTGATGGGCTGAGAGCTGAGGGCTGGGCgtggagaagccccaccaggcTGGGAGGCTTCTCTGAAGAGGTGATTTGGTCTGAGAGCTCCGATGCCCCAATGATCAAGACCTTCCCTGGTGTGGAGTGTGGTGGTGGCAGTCCACGGGTGTAGGGAGAAGAAAAGGCAGTGTCCAGAAAGCCGGGGCAGTGTCACGCAGGTGTCCTTGCACGGCTTCTGTGAGGATTGGACCTCACTTCATGGTTGAAGCGACAGGTGCCACCTGGAAGATGTTCACTGCAGACTCTTTTGAAAAAAGCTTTGTATGTATCGTATGAAGCCTTTTAGCCCCCATGCGATAGATACGGTTATTCCCATTtgatgggggagggcagggaggcacAGGGGTCTGGATTCCAACCCCTTTTGCCCAGGCTATGGCAAGATCTTGTGGTTCTTCATCTTGGAAAGATGGGCCCCCTTAGGAAGCTGGGAGGGATGGAGATTTAGTGATTAGGGGTGCAGGGGAggagaccagagctgggagcttcaggagctctgggtcctggcttgtCCTTATCGCTGGCAAGGTATtccccagggcctgggaggtCGTGTTCTCTAGCTATTGCATGTTTGTTTCCTGCTGAGCGCAGGCAAGGGGGAGGAACGTGGGCCCCAGAGCAGGGCAGTGACTTTGTGCTGGCAGCCTCCTGGCCTGGCAGCTTCTAGACCCCCTCTCAGCCCCCACCGCCTTCCCGTGGCCCCTTCCAGACTCTCCTGCCCAATGACAGCTTCCCAGAATGCAGCAGTCTCTAGACACTGCCTCCTCCAGGCAGGCAGTCTGGTTGCTCCAAAAACTACCACCACCTCTGGAGGTGGTTAAAGCCCTCTGCCTGGTTAACTTGGAACAGAGTGCCCCAGGGTGAGGGACATTGAAGTGCTGGGAGGTCTCCAAGGCTGACAGCCCTTGGGAGTAACTACTCAGTGCATTGGAAAGCACCCCTCCCTGGGGACCCTGGCTTGGTGATTTACGTTTAGACTGGGGTTCTGTCATGGGGCCCACAGCTGAGGTTGGATGCTGCGACCATACTGCTGcttccctgcccccttcccttgcttccccatctccctgctgatttGCTAGGAGCATCTAGGTCCCTGGACGGTCCAGACGCTCCTCGTACTTTCTGCCTCATCATAGAGTTGTCCCAGGTCACCCGTTAGCACAGTGAGGTCCATCGAGCCTTGAAGGGAATCTGCAAGCTGCCAAGTATTTTCGTAATAATACCAGAGATCTCTTCCTTTGTAACTGTTCATAGTTGCCCTGCGGATGTGAGAGCAGAGATAGGTAAAAGGGTGGGCACCAGACAGGGTAGTGGAGGCAAGGATCCAAGTTGGCATATTTTTCTCGATTGAGCATTGCCACTTCTATAAACAGGTGGCCTTGAGTAGCAGTGCGaatgattgtatttatttatttattttttaaagattttattgttatcggaaagccggatatacagagaggaggagagacagagaggaagatcttccatccgttgtttcactccccaagtgagccgcaatggctggtgctgagccaatccgatgccgggaaccaggaacctcttccaggtctcccacgcgggtgcagggtcccaaagccttgggccgtcctcgactgctttcccaggccacaagcagggagctggatgggaagtggagctgccgggattagaaccggtgcccatatgggatcccggtgcgttcaaggcgaggactttagccactaggccacgccaccgggcccgaatgATTATATTTATAAAGCTTCAGCCCTGGGGTGC
Coding sequences within:
- the ST6GAL2 gene encoding beta-galactoside alpha-2,6-sialyltransferase 2; the encoded protein is MKLHLKQWRQRMLLGIFAWGLLFSVLFIYFTGTNPAEPVPSSFSFLETQGLLPVQGKQRAIMGALHEPSSPGSVDARRALPEGQEASPFHSGPGDPHPWVQAPDRFEDEDEFFPSQLRRKSQTAFYAEDEDYWFAAAPPGWPSHPQGALGRPSLGEPGQGQGPRRLQRRDKRRHLRQRRSHEPLEEAEDDGDRLAASMSRTFLYRLWKGNVSSKMLNPRLQKAMRDYLAADKHGVRFRGPRTARRSPAQLLCELRKRVHVRTLDGTEAPFAALGWRRLVPAVPLSQLHPHGLRTCAVVMSAGAILNSSLGEEIDSHDAVLRFNSAPTRGYEKDVGNKTTMRIINSQILTNPNHHFMDSSLYKDVILVAWDPAPYSADLNLWYKKPDYNLFTPYIQHRQRNPNQPFYILHPKFIWQLWDIIQENTKEKIQPNPPSSGFIGILIMMSMCREVHVYEYIPSIRQTELCHYHELYYDAACTLGAYHPLLYEKLLVQRLNTGTRRDLRHKGKVVLPGLQTVPCPAPNHADRSP